From the Flavobacteriales bacterium genome, one window contains:
- the rpsF gene encoding 30S ribosomal protein S6, with product MNHYETVFILNPVLSEEQMKETVQKFIKLLKESKAKIVAEEHWGLKKMAYSIQKKRTGFYYLIEFTSDDNEINNKLELAYKRDERLMRWITVKLDKHAVVYAESRRKRLNSNKKQEA from the coding sequence ATGAACCATTACGAGACCGTTTTCATTTTGAATCCCGTTTTGTCTGAAGAACAGATGAAGGAGACGGTTCAAAAGTTTATCAAACTTTTGAAAGAAAGTAAGGCAAAGATTGTTGCCGAGGAGCATTGGGGGCTTAAAAAGATGGCCTACAGTATCCAGAAAAAAAGAACAGGTTTTTATTACCTTATTGAATTCACTTCTGATGACAATGAGATTAATAACAAACTCGAACTTGCTTATAAGCGTGACGAACGTTTGATGCGTTGGATAACAGTAAAGCTTGATAAGCATGCTGTTGTTTATGCTGAGAGCAGAAGAAAAAGACTGAATTCTAACAAAAAACAGGAGGCATAA
- the rpsR gene encoding 30S ribosomal protein S18, with protein MADDIRYLSPVDVNNRNTKKYCRFKKAGIKYIDYKDPDFLMRFVNEQGKILPRRITGTSLKYQRKVSQAIKRCRHLALMPYVGDMLK; from the coding sequence ATGGCAGACGATATTAGATACCTATCCCCAGTTGATGTAAACAACAGAAACACCAAAAAATACTGCCGATTCAAAAAGGCTGGTATTAAATACATTGACTACAAAGACCCTGACTTCCTTATGCGATTTGTCAATGAGCAAGGAAAAATTCTTCCTAGAAGAATCACAGGAACGTCATTGAAGTACCAAAGAAAAGTTTCACAAGCAATTAAAAGATGCCGTCACTTGGCTCTTATGCCATACGTTGGCGATATGCTAAAATAA
- the rplI gene encoding 50S ribosomal protein L9, with amino-acid sequence MELILLQDVEKLGFKDEIVNVKNGYGRNYLIPGGHAVLATESARKVLAENLRQRAKKENKVIEDANKLAESINGLTVKITAKTIEGGKQLFGSITSNHLADELEKLGHTVDRKFVKLNNIKTIGSYDAEVRLHREVKASIVVEVVAQ; translated from the coding sequence ATGGAATTGATATTATTACAAGACGTAGAAAAATTGGGCTTTAAAGATGAAATCGTAAACGTGAAAAACGGTTACGGTCGAAACTACTTAATTCCTGGTGGTCATGCAGTATTAGCTACTGAGTCAGCGAGAAAAGTTTTAGCAGAAAACTTGCGTCAGAGAGCTAAGAAAGAAAATAAAGTTATTGAAGATGCTAACAAATTAGCTGAAAGCATTAATGGTTTGACAGTAAAAATTACTGCCAAAACTATTGAAGGTGGAAAGCAATTGTTTGGTTCTATTACTTCTAATCACCTAGCCGATGAGCTAGAGAAATTAGGGCATACGGTAGACCGTAAATTTGTTAAGCTGAACAACATCAAAACAATAGGCTCTTACGATGCTGAAGTGCGTTTGCACAGAGAAGTAAAAGCTTCTATTGTTGTTGAGGTCGTTGCTCAATAA